ATTAGAAGTCAAGGAGCAAAAGAATTGGAGCCCTGCCGAATTGCTTGTTTCCTATTGCCAGTAGAGCTCTAATCTCCTAATCAGCAAGCAAATGCAGTCTGTCTCTTCCTCTCCTTGTGGGCCCTCTTCCTCTCCTTGTGGGCCAGGTCGATGGAGCCTTCTTGAAGTCTCCCACTTATGGAGCAAGTCCCtactttttggtagttttctgcttcattcccgaaattaagtccagataccaaatatgagtaaatattaaCAATTAAGCAATATTTGGTAAGGATAAAAAGGGagattaataataaaataaccaacaattaacaccctatcaattccccccacacctgaatcatgcttgccctcaagcatgggaacagcaattgaacaccaaaatttgacaatggctactgctccaactaccgtattgccaagatgcccaagaaaaataaatatcaaaCATCACAGGTCAATATCCAAGAAAAATCAACCCGGTTAGCCTCTAAACCACCAACttctccaatttaaagcaaactaatctaagaaaaaggaatggttgctcacatttatcagcaaatggtccaactattaaccaaaatctcgacattaagatcacaaactggcaagctgacttattcacatactaacacaatctttattttattatttttttctttttgttttgtttttgtttctttttttttttttttttttttttttttttttgagtaacaaaagacttagtctatagcccttagagccttttgacgcgaactccaacatttgatagatggaggaacccggttactcagctccaatcgctacgggaccacgcactcatagcaattactaccttttgacgctagaatcgacactttaggtgaagatccccggttactcagtagtaaccaCTAGCGGAGTACAATCACCTCTTATTTATGATAACATAAcacaataactaaaaaaaaaaaaaaatcacaaaaataacagcagccagcctcaaatttccaaacatggagaactacaATTAAttattggaccaattcacatgaaaaatgccaacaatcattccctatacctagaaaagttaaccagaaattggaaaagttaagcaattattgatattcaccaaagagatgttcctgaactcaaccacatcaacttgatacctttttattaataaaacttggcaatagcagaattagagacaacaatccggtatcaaaacttggtattcatttaaggactgaccactagaaagaaaaagaaaagaaaataaatgaaagataggcaaaaactaactaaaaataaaggaaaagcccctagaaactaaaaacaaaaatactagcACCCCAACTGATCCCCCCATacctaattcacacattgccctcaatgtgataaataaacaataatagtAAGCAAAAgagcaacggtacttccctgaaatcaCGGGGACCATGGCGGGGCCACAGCAGTGAGTGAGGCGGGGAATGGTTGAGTTGGGTTGGAGTAGGCTAAGGTCAAGAGGTTCTGGACCTGGAAGAGAACCTTGATCTCACTATTGCCGCTAACAAGTAACCCAATCAATAGAAACAAAATTGCCAACATATAGAGGAACAAGTAAATGCAGATCAGTAGAAATCCATATCCTCTAATGAAGTCAACAATCAACCCAATAAGCACAGGTATCTCCCAATTCAAAAGGGTAGTGCATAATAAATGGCTCACCAAATTAGCAATTTAAAGCCCTGAGCAATTTAAACCCAACAAGTCAATCAGTACCGGAAAACCACTCCAAACAATGTGACAGTTAAACTCCACAAGCAAAGGACGTCCAACCAATTTCACTCAAGCAAACTAGGAGCAATGCGACTGATTAAACAAAGCAACGAATTTCAGCAAATGGACTCATAGCCACCCAAAATCCCAACAAATGCCCCCAAGAATTCAGCAAGTCCAGTAAGAGCAGGTCAGAATATAGGCCATAACAACTTAGTCACAAGCTCTGAGCTTTCAATCAAGCAGCCAACCAaagagaatgaatgaatgttaGGCAAACTAccacaaccagtaccactggtgtacGCACAGAGAAGAATTAAATCAAACGGCAAACTCAATTCACTGAGAAATCCCAAACAATCAACTTAGCAACCAACTTAATTTATGGGAACAATCAGCGTAATAAAAGCCAGTGTGTCACAGGTAAGCCGACAAATGACTAACTGGAGCCGACCAGAGCTCAACACAGACCCACAGAAGGCAATTACAGAATTAATTAGGCAAAAATGCAGCAGAGGAACCACAAGTGAGTTCAGCAAACAAATTGCCAAAGTAACgcccaaaaaaaacaaagaggagAGGAGAGGAATAAAAACCGATGATCCATGAAGTAAGAGGATTGTGTGGATGGGCGGCACCGTACGGCAGCTATGGAGGCGCGCTCGGCTGCGCGTGGCTGTCCAGGGGTGCGATGGGTGGCTGTCGCACGCGAGAGAGATTGAGGGAGAGACTGTCGCGTGTGGCTGGAGCAGGTGGCAGGGTGCGTGGGCAGGCGGCGGTCAAAGGCGCTGGTGAATGGGGGTGGCGGGGATGGAGCTTGGAACGGAGGAGCTCAGCGAGCTGTGGGTGGACGGCCGTGGGCAGGGGAGCAGCGGCGGCCTTTAGAGCTGCTGAAGGTGGAGACGAGCTGGCGGTGCAGAGCTGGTGGAGAACATCAGCGGAGAGAGAGGTGAGAGAGCGCAGGGGGCTGGTGAAGGTCCCCTGCTTGTGCGCACGATGCAGCGCAGCGTACGCGCAGAGCAGCGGCGGAGCGCCTGGGCTGGAGCTGCGGTAGGCGCGGCTGCCAAAAATTCAACAGCGCTTGTGCAGAGCAACAGCGGGGAGCAGCGGCGGTGGCAGCTGGGTTGCGCGCAAGGGGCTGCTGGACAGAGCAACGGGCAGCGGATGGCGTGCGTCCGTGGCTTTGGGAGGTAGCGGCGGCGGCGACTGGCGCGAGCGTGGCTGGCAGGAATGGCTGTGGGCTGTGGGTGAAGTGGAGAGAGGCTGGTGAGGCGATGGCAGGTCAGCGAAGAGAGGCGCGCGAGGACGGTGAGAGTGGAGGCGCGGCGCGCGAGGAAGAGCTAGTGGCGGCGGCGGACCGAGAGAacgaaaagaaggaaaaagggaagaGCAGGGACAGcggggaagaaggaagaaggaaagaaagaaagaaagaaagaaggaaaagaaagaaaaagaaaaaatagttttttttttttttcacactcAAATTTCAAAACTCGAATTGTGAGAACCAAAACTGAAGGTGTAAAACGGAAAATGTTTTTATTtcgaatttttgatttttttttttttcaaggaacCTCTGGcttaggcgtgggcacgtctaactgctatagagtccgcagatcctgaacgaaaatttcttttccctcaggcgtgaccacctggcgtgggcacgtctaactgctaatttcctgccaccaaacatcaaactattaattgacactaacacttaactaaaacttaaaaaatgcatgaaaactgaaacaaatagtcttgggttgcctcccaagtagcgcctttctttaacgtctttggctagacatgctatgcttgttcacggaggataaaatcttgtggctcgcttcaatgcttcatcttcaatatgatcctggtaaccctcatagatggagtaatctttgagcacacgagttacgggcttccatggactagtaaatggcgctaaacaagtcaacaatgatctgcattctccattcactcctccatcacatgCATTcttcggttcaagatatttttccattgccactcttaacttattcctgtcatgaaatttcaaattttctggtataataaaatcaatttcagtaacaggaattgaagaataggagtcaggaaaatattgattaaggagtggagaagatgtcaccgcatttggagattgttcactggattcattcacttgaatgggttgcggttggggttccatttcttcattttcggcttctttttcaactgcatctgtagatctctcattttgacactcttgcatctcctcatcactagtcaagcaaattgcactctcattttcttcaaaatcaacaatggttttcgagggcaattcttcaatttgagaagccaatcgatttattctggatgtcaatagacacatttgatcttccagattactcattgcatccttcatcatctcatttctcatttgtgtctcctgttggaattgatatgtattagtagctattgattcaactatttcttcaagagacatacctgacatagatgatgattcttgagactcatactgctgaaaattcattggccctgttgtataattataactggagttatcccaccatccttgatcatacccgtttggattagggttataccacgtttgagaccagggtgaaaaatctccataattattgagtgggaTACTCAGATTATcctgatattcggggcacataccggttgaatgatccctggcataacaaattttacaggttgcagcagccattctttttcTAATAGATTTTAGTGCCTCTGCATATGCAAACTCAGGAAAAAAACAAATCTCATCGCCTTGCccggaaataaaatccaatacatcaccaaaatacggagtgttagaagccataaattatgaaaaaaaaaatagaaaaataaattaaaaatgaaaacaaggtgaactcaaaaagaaacaaattaatctggcaccagtcccaggcaacggcgccaaaaattgacagggcgtcagcctgtgcaataataattacctactcaagaaaaatacagattttgtatatagcggtaagcagggtcgaatccacagggattggggatagttcgtttcttctagagttcaaagtaAAGGGGGTTTTGAGATTAAATGccaattaaacaaattaaatgcagaaagtAATTAATccaaagaaataattaagagaagctctagccaagggtacacttcagaaatggttcatgcactgatcattgattcgtAGATAATTCCAacttttattaatagattggttatagttgtcatgcacgcgataaacaaccaacctttccttaatttatcaatagctaaggtacgaccgttagctatttctctaacccaaaaacaaccctaggtacgaccgtaggatttaatttctagattgcattaataattagaaaggcccaatcctaactaacaaacacgctacgagggtttgtttaagctagatcgtatattcccctgacataaacccaattacgccagttgctactgagatagagataacgaacaattacggattcaattacccctatttagcaaaaatagcctatatgaataattaattattgcgcactaatcaatcatacacaaggccacagcaattaaaatcaaggaacatacaaataccaataaatgaagaaaataattaaaacagattcgatctcacagtaattgtctaaccaaatcgtcagttgtccccttgactagaaggaaggcttagccacgccgcataattaaatcaccacacgaagtaatggattgcaaaggcatggcggtttttactagaaagcaaggaataaaagatgtttttcccgttggggaatattgtcgaacacctggcgtgtgtcagaggccagtcaaaagaaaaaaagaaaggaaactaaaactaaactaaaaactaCACTCAAATTAGGGATCTccttttgcttctgtacgtcttcccttaaaaagccaaaagaaagaagcctaaaagctatttcctgtggtccccacacatgtggacaaagccttcAAATTACTTCTTggtccaagtctctctacgttgctttctttgaaaggcccaaatgactaaatgcctttcactagcttgtggtccccaccaattcaagagtCTAAGgtccttagaagtctccattttcccataaaagtccctcctttttggtaattttctgctttgttcctgaaattaagtcccaataccaaatataagtaaatattaataattaaaacaatatttggcaagaataaaagggaaaattaacaataaaattactaacaattaacaccctatcagtctcggatatataatccaatgagacttgcacatttatattttttgtattatccaaaggggtagtgcacaatgTAAGGTAGGATTTGATCCCTTCCGTGTGACGACATTGAAAATAATGGAACAGTTTTtacgcattagaatatgagcctttaataatcactttttggccattttatcagaattggtaaaaatcccttgcgtaaaggacattaagttgaagaaattcacaaattcctcattgttgagatgataagtatgttaaggccaaatcttgattttcgaaGGCTCATAGACAAATGAATCataatgaatttttgaaaatttccaatgggtagacaattcaatcaatttttggaATAAACCATGAATTTCATTGgatcattttattcatcaaattcatccaatccattttttcctatttctCCACTTTTAGGActaagtcaattttgaataaatcatcaatttcgtttgaccaatttacccttttttagggtgattcggtcaattttgaataaattaaatttcattcaattcatgtgaccagtttacctatttttagggcaattcggtcgattttgaataaatcatcaatttcattcattcaatttttacatctaagatgattgagtcgattttttttatagatcattcgatccttacaattttgctcatttttaatttcattttcattcaatttcattttggatAAATCATCCATTTCATTCTATTCATTTGGTCAGTGATcaagtcgatttttgaataaactgtCAATTTTGTCCAATctatttaaccaatttattcatttttaggacaatacaatcaattttgaataaatcatcaattccatccaattcattattcatttagtcagttttattttatttttcaataaattctcaatttcatccaatccattggatcagttttattcactctcaggataatccagtcaatttttgaactaaccatcaatttcattcgattcaTTTAACCCATTTATTCTCTTTAAAGTTTCGATCTATGGTTCACCGAAGAAACTAGTCGAGACATTtcaatcttttcaaaaataagtttttcacactaaattgatttttaatatcactttatgtgtcaatcaaaacaatcaatccattcgaactttctcctcattttgttaGTTATCTATCATTTCCGAAAAAGAAGATCCAATTAgtccaatttttttcaaatgctCTTCAATTGAATCTCAACaagtcgatcggatccatcaggtattgtatggtgcctatcccagaggattgcatttttcatgctaggccaacccttggcataaaagggctctctcataggacatgcataccaaTTTTACAGTTTTGATTACTAattctgggtatttttcttttctttttccccctcccctacATTTATAAAAGTTATTTCAACCaggtaaaaaaatatttttcttatatctgataataattttgatctgataaattttgaaaattacaagtgttACTTAATTTTGGACAAATCCtacaatataaaaaaaaaatgaatgaaaaatccATTTGGAAGTGCTAGTGTAAAGCATCTCAAAAATCTCTTGATTCATTGTTTCTAATAcattttgtctcaaaagatagaaagagaaagtgtatatatttgaaagtaTATTCTTTTGAGATTTTTAGTTTCTCATATGTATTATAtttgagtaaaaaaaattttatttgaataataaagtttttatttagacaattattgttttgtatatattcattctttatttgctcattgagagatttcatgatgaattctaagaaataaaattaaattaagatTTTTTGACCTCTTGAAAATTCATGAGTGTATGTCCAACTCCCAAAAATTGTTGTATACACTAAatttgtggtctaaactattCAATGACAGTAGCCGAAAATAAAAGGGGTCATTCAAATTTGACAGTTTCTCATAAAATATCAACCCcgacacttttctttttcattttttgtccacTTCTATTGAACCTCCAAGGTCAGTCGCATTGGTTGACTAGCTTCAAAGTGAGACAACTTTTACTGTGAAAATGTCCAGTATGTCTAACCAGATTTAATTCACATctgagtgaaagcaaaaatgtacattacttatttgttttgaaaatttggaatgatactttaggctttcgtttctctatctatacagattttatcattgtTTTTCCCATTTGAGACTCTAAAAAAATggaatttcatttcaaataaaagcctcaatgatcatgactcttcatggaaaaattttcaaatgtcaaaagggaatggattcttcCAACGGGCTATTCTTTACTTTGGCTGTCAtgagaaataagaatgatgctttgggcGTCGTTTCTACCATCTAAACACTTTTTATCCTTTGCATCCTTATTTGAACTTAAATTGGTGGTTCATTTCAAaagcacatatgatcgcactccatactggggaaggagatttgagaattgaaaaaaaaatggcaaagatgctcaaaatttttga
This window of the Coffea eugenioides isolate CCC68of unplaced genomic scaffold, Ceug_1.0 ScVebR1_1971;HRSCAF=2914, whole genome shotgun sequence genome carries:
- the LOC113756097 gene encoding uncharacterized protein LOC113756097 is translated as MIHEVRGLCGWAAPYGSYGGALGCAWLSRGAMGGCRTRERLRERLSRVAGAGGRVRGQAAVKGAGEWGWRGWSLERRSSASCGWTAVGRGAAAAFRAAEGGDELAVQSWWRTSAERERTRRAAAERLGWSCGRRGCQKFNSACAEQQRGAAAVAAGLRARGCWTEQRAADGVRPWLWEVAAAATGASVAGRNGCGLWVKWREAGEAMA